A single window of Lepisosteus oculatus isolate fLepOcu1 chromosome 29, fLepOcu1.hap2, whole genome shotgun sequence DNA harbors:
- the ptbp1b gene encoding polypyrimidine tract-binding protein 1b isoform X1 — MDGRLETDLYPLGSSYATEKDSVHDITVGTKRGSDELFSSCVSNGPYIMSSSGAANGNDSKKFKGDFRSPSAPSRVIHVRKLPNDINEAEVISLGLPFGKVTNLLMLKGKNQAFLEMNTEEAAQTMVSYYSSVTPVIRNHPIFMQYSNHKELKTDNSPNQVRAQAALQAVNAVQTGSMSMSSVDTSGMGSQSPVLRIIVENLFYPVTLDVLHQIFSKFGTVLKIITFTKNNQFQALLQYADGLTAQHAKLALDGQNIYNACCTLRINFSKLTSLNVKYNNDKSRDYTRPDLPTGDSQPSIDHQAMAAAFGAPGIISASPYAGAHGFPPAFAIQQAAGLTMPGVPGALASLAIPGAAAAAAAGRLGIHGLAGGHSVLLVSNLNAERVTPQCLFILFGVYGDVMRVKILFNKKENALVQMADGTQAQLAMSHLNGQKLHGKAIRVTLSKHTTVQLPREGQEDQGLTKDFSSSPLHRFKKPGSKNYQNIFPPSATLHLSNIPPSVVEDDLKMLFASSGAVVKAFKFFQKDRKMALIQMGSVEEAIQCLIEYHNHDLGENHHLRVSFSKSTI; from the exons CGAGGATCTGACGAACTTTTTTCATCTTGCGTCTCTAACGGACCATATATCATGAGCAGTTCTGGAGCAG CCAATGGCAATGATAGTAAGAAGTTCAAAGGAGACTTTAGGAGTCCTAGTGCTCCCTCACGTGTCATCCATGTGCGCAAGCTCCCTAATGACATAAATGAGGCCGAGGTCATCTCTCTGGGACTTCCCTTTGGCAAAGTCACCAACTTGctcatgctgaaaggaaagaaTCAG GCCTTCCTAGAAATGAACACAGAGGAAGCTGCCCAGACCATGGTAAGCTACTACTCTTCTGTGACTCCAGTTATCAGGAACCACCCCATTTTCATGCAGTACTCCAATCACAAGGAGCTCAAGACTGACAACTCCCCAAATCAGGTG AGGGCACAGGCTGCACTGCAAGCAGTGAATGCAGTCCAGACAGGTAGCATGTCAATGAGCAGCGTGGACACATCAGGAATGGGCTCCCAGAGCCCTGTACTTCGCATTATTGTGGAGAATCTTTTCTACCCTGTGACGCTGGATGTTCTGCACCAG ATATTTTCCAAGTTTGGTACAGTGTTGAAGATTATCACATTTACCAAGAACAACCAGTTCCAAGCCCTTCTTCAGTATGCAGATGGTTTGACTGCTCAGCATGCTAAATTG GCATTGGATGGACAGAATATTTACAACGCCTGCTGCACTCTGCGCATCAACTTCTCCAAACTGACCAGCCTGAATGTGAAGTACAATAATGACAAGAGTCGTGACTACACTCGGCCAGACCTGCCCACAGGGGATAGCCAGCCCTCCATTGATCACCAAGCTATGGCTGCTGCTTTTG GTGCTCCTGGTATAATCTCTGCTTCTCCTTATGCAGGAGCTCATGGGTTCCCACCTGCCTTTGCTATTCAGCAGGCTGCAG GGCTGACGATGCCTGGAGTCCCTGGGGCACTGGCTTCTCTGGCCATCCCTGGTGCTgcagctgcagctgctgctggaaggCTGGGCATCCACGGCCTTGCTGGTGGCCATTCCGTTCTGCTGGTTAGCAACCTGAACGCTGAG AGAGTTACGCCCCAATGCCTCTTTATTCTTTTCG GTGTATATGGTGATGTAATGAGAGTGAAGATCCTGTTCAACAAGAAGGAGAATGCCTTGGTACAGATGGCAGATGGGACGCAGGCTCAGCTTG CAATGAGTCATCTGAATGGACAGAAACTCCACGGGAAGGCAATCCGAGTGACACTGTCCAAACACACAACCGTGCAGCTGCCTCGTGAGGGCCAGGAGGATCAGGGCCTCACCAAAGACTTCAGCAGTTCACCCCTGCACAGGTTCAAAAAACCAGGCTCCAAAAACTACCAGAACATCTTTCCTCCTTCAGCTACCCTGCACCTCTCCAACATCCC ACCTTCGGTGGTTGAAGATGATCTCAAGATGCTATTTGCAAGCTCTGGTGCAGTGGTCAAGGCATTCAAGTTCTTCCA GAAAGACCGCAAGATGGCCCTGATTCAGATGGGTTCAGTGGAAGAAGCAATCCAGTGCCTGATTGAGTATCACAATCATGATCTGGGAGAGAACCATCACCTGAGAGTCTCTTTCTCAAAGTCCACAATCTGA
- the ptbp1b gene encoding polypyrimidine tract-binding protein 1b isoform X3, protein MSSSGAANGNDSKKFKGDFRSPSAPSRVIHVRKLPNDINEAEVISLGLPFGKVTNLLMLKGKNQAFLEMNTEEAAQTMVSYYSSVTPVIRNHPIFMQYSNHKELKTDNSPNQVRAQAALQAVNAVQTGSMSMSSVDTSGMGSQSPVLRIIVENLFYPVTLDVLHQIFSKFGTVLKIITFTKNNQFQALLQYADGLTAQHAKLALDGQNIYNACCTLRINFSKLTSLNVKYNNDKSRDYTRPDLPTGDSQPSIDHQAMAAAFGAPGIISASPYAGAHGFPPAFAIQQAAGLTMPGVPGALASLAIPGAAAAAAAGRLGIHGLAGGHSVLLVSNLNAERVTPQCLFILFGVYGDVMRVKILFNKKENALVQMADGTQAQLAMSHLNGQKLHGKAIRVTLSKHTTVQLPREGQEDQGLTKDFSSSPLHRFKKPGSKNYQNIFPPSATLHLSNIPPSVVEDDLKMLFASSGAVVKAFKFFQKDRKMALIQMGSVEEAIQCLIEYHNHDLGENHHLRVSFSKSTI, encoded by the exons ATGAGCAGTTCTGGAGCAG CCAATGGCAATGATAGTAAGAAGTTCAAAGGAGACTTTAGGAGTCCTAGTGCTCCCTCACGTGTCATCCATGTGCGCAAGCTCCCTAATGACATAAATGAGGCCGAGGTCATCTCTCTGGGACTTCCCTTTGGCAAAGTCACCAACTTGctcatgctgaaaggaaagaaTCAG GCCTTCCTAGAAATGAACACAGAGGAAGCTGCCCAGACCATGGTAAGCTACTACTCTTCTGTGACTCCAGTTATCAGGAACCACCCCATTTTCATGCAGTACTCCAATCACAAGGAGCTCAAGACTGACAACTCCCCAAATCAGGTG AGGGCACAGGCTGCACTGCAAGCAGTGAATGCAGTCCAGACAGGTAGCATGTCAATGAGCAGCGTGGACACATCAGGAATGGGCTCCCAGAGCCCTGTACTTCGCATTATTGTGGAGAATCTTTTCTACCCTGTGACGCTGGATGTTCTGCACCAG ATATTTTCCAAGTTTGGTACAGTGTTGAAGATTATCACATTTACCAAGAACAACCAGTTCCAAGCCCTTCTTCAGTATGCAGATGGTTTGACTGCTCAGCATGCTAAATTG GCATTGGATGGACAGAATATTTACAACGCCTGCTGCACTCTGCGCATCAACTTCTCCAAACTGACCAGCCTGAATGTGAAGTACAATAATGACAAGAGTCGTGACTACACTCGGCCAGACCTGCCCACAGGGGATAGCCAGCCCTCCATTGATCACCAAGCTATGGCTGCTGCTTTTG GTGCTCCTGGTATAATCTCTGCTTCTCCTTATGCAGGAGCTCATGGGTTCCCACCTGCCTTTGCTATTCAGCAGGCTGCAG GGCTGACGATGCCTGGAGTCCCTGGGGCACTGGCTTCTCTGGCCATCCCTGGTGCTgcagctgcagctgctgctggaaggCTGGGCATCCACGGCCTTGCTGGTGGCCATTCCGTTCTGCTGGTTAGCAACCTGAACGCTGAG AGAGTTACGCCCCAATGCCTCTTTATTCTTTTCG GTGTATATGGTGATGTAATGAGAGTGAAGATCCTGTTCAACAAGAAGGAGAATGCCTTGGTACAGATGGCAGATGGGACGCAGGCTCAGCTTG CAATGAGTCATCTGAATGGACAGAAACTCCACGGGAAGGCAATCCGAGTGACACTGTCCAAACACACAACCGTGCAGCTGCCTCGTGAGGGCCAGGAGGATCAGGGCCTCACCAAAGACTTCAGCAGTTCACCCCTGCACAGGTTCAAAAAACCAGGCTCCAAAAACTACCAGAACATCTTTCCTCCTTCAGCTACCCTGCACCTCTCCAACATCCC ACCTTCGGTGGTTGAAGATGATCTCAAGATGCTATTTGCAAGCTCTGGTGCAGTGGTCAAGGCATTCAAGTTCTTCCA GAAAGACCGCAAGATGGCCCTGATTCAGATGGGTTCAGTGGAAGAAGCAATCCAGTGCCTGATTGAGTATCACAATCATGATCTGGGAGAGAACCATCACCTGAGAGTCTCTTTCTCAAAGTCCACAATCTGA
- the ptbp1b gene encoding polypyrimidine tract-binding protein 1b isoform X2 has product MDGRLETDLYPLGSSYATEKDVHDITVGTKRGSDELFSSCVSNGPYIMSSSGAANGNDSKKFKGDFRSPSAPSRVIHVRKLPNDINEAEVISLGLPFGKVTNLLMLKGKNQAFLEMNTEEAAQTMVSYYSSVTPVIRNHPIFMQYSNHKELKTDNSPNQVRAQAALQAVNAVQTGSMSMSSVDTSGMGSQSPVLRIIVENLFYPVTLDVLHQIFSKFGTVLKIITFTKNNQFQALLQYADGLTAQHAKLALDGQNIYNACCTLRINFSKLTSLNVKYNNDKSRDYTRPDLPTGDSQPSIDHQAMAAAFGAPGIISASPYAGAHGFPPAFAIQQAAGLTMPGVPGALASLAIPGAAAAAAAGRLGIHGLAGGHSVLLVSNLNAERVTPQCLFILFGVYGDVMRVKILFNKKENALVQMADGTQAQLAMSHLNGQKLHGKAIRVTLSKHTTVQLPREGQEDQGLTKDFSSSPLHRFKKPGSKNYQNIFPPSATLHLSNIPPSVVEDDLKMLFASSGAVVKAFKFFQKDRKMALIQMGSVEEAIQCLIEYHNHDLGENHHLRVSFSKSTI; this is encoded by the exons CGAGGATCTGACGAACTTTTTTCATCTTGCGTCTCTAACGGACCATATATCATGAGCAGTTCTGGAGCAG CCAATGGCAATGATAGTAAGAAGTTCAAAGGAGACTTTAGGAGTCCTAGTGCTCCCTCACGTGTCATCCATGTGCGCAAGCTCCCTAATGACATAAATGAGGCCGAGGTCATCTCTCTGGGACTTCCCTTTGGCAAAGTCACCAACTTGctcatgctgaaaggaaagaaTCAG GCCTTCCTAGAAATGAACACAGAGGAAGCTGCCCAGACCATGGTAAGCTACTACTCTTCTGTGACTCCAGTTATCAGGAACCACCCCATTTTCATGCAGTACTCCAATCACAAGGAGCTCAAGACTGACAACTCCCCAAATCAGGTG AGGGCACAGGCTGCACTGCAAGCAGTGAATGCAGTCCAGACAGGTAGCATGTCAATGAGCAGCGTGGACACATCAGGAATGGGCTCCCAGAGCCCTGTACTTCGCATTATTGTGGAGAATCTTTTCTACCCTGTGACGCTGGATGTTCTGCACCAG ATATTTTCCAAGTTTGGTACAGTGTTGAAGATTATCACATTTACCAAGAACAACCAGTTCCAAGCCCTTCTTCAGTATGCAGATGGTTTGACTGCTCAGCATGCTAAATTG GCATTGGATGGACAGAATATTTACAACGCCTGCTGCACTCTGCGCATCAACTTCTCCAAACTGACCAGCCTGAATGTGAAGTACAATAATGACAAGAGTCGTGACTACACTCGGCCAGACCTGCCCACAGGGGATAGCCAGCCCTCCATTGATCACCAAGCTATGGCTGCTGCTTTTG GTGCTCCTGGTATAATCTCTGCTTCTCCTTATGCAGGAGCTCATGGGTTCCCACCTGCCTTTGCTATTCAGCAGGCTGCAG GGCTGACGATGCCTGGAGTCCCTGGGGCACTGGCTTCTCTGGCCATCCCTGGTGCTgcagctgcagctgctgctggaaggCTGGGCATCCACGGCCTTGCTGGTGGCCATTCCGTTCTGCTGGTTAGCAACCTGAACGCTGAG AGAGTTACGCCCCAATGCCTCTTTATTCTTTTCG GTGTATATGGTGATGTAATGAGAGTGAAGATCCTGTTCAACAAGAAGGAGAATGCCTTGGTACAGATGGCAGATGGGACGCAGGCTCAGCTTG CAATGAGTCATCTGAATGGACAGAAACTCCACGGGAAGGCAATCCGAGTGACACTGTCCAAACACACAACCGTGCAGCTGCCTCGTGAGGGCCAGGAGGATCAGGGCCTCACCAAAGACTTCAGCAGTTCACCCCTGCACAGGTTCAAAAAACCAGGCTCCAAAAACTACCAGAACATCTTTCCTCCTTCAGCTACCCTGCACCTCTCCAACATCCC ACCTTCGGTGGTTGAAGATGATCTCAAGATGCTATTTGCAAGCTCTGGTGCAGTGGTCAAGGCATTCAAGTTCTTCCA GAAAGACCGCAAGATGGCCCTGATTCAGATGGGTTCAGTGGAAGAAGCAATCCAGTGCCTGATTGAGTATCACAATCATGATCTGGGAGAGAACCATCACCTGAGAGTCTCTTTCTCAAAGTCCACAATCTGA